TGGAATGGCGGGACTATCGCGACCTGCCGCGCGACGGCCGCTTCGACAAGGTGGTCAGCGTCGGCATGTTCGAGCACGTCGGCCACGCCAATCTCGGCCTGTACTTCCAGCAGTTGTACGACGCGATACGTCCGGGAGGACTGGTGATGAACCACGGCATCACCTCGAGCAATACCGAGGGCCGCCCGGTTGGCCGGGGCGCCGGCGACTTCATCGACCGCTATGTGTTCCCCCACGGCGAACTGCCGCACCTGTCGCTGGCGGTGGCGCGGATGAGCGAGGCAGGGCTGGAAGTGGTCGATGTCGAGGGGCTGCGCCTGCATTACGCGCGCACTCTGGATTTCTGGAGCGCCAACCTTGAAGCCAGGCTTTCCGAGGCGGCCAGGCTGGTGCCTGAGCGGGCACTGCGCATCTGGCGCCTGTATCTGGCCGGTTGTGCCTATGGCTTCAAGAAAGGCTGGGTCAACTTGCACCAGATCCTGGCGAGCAAGCCGCACGCCGATGGCTTCCATGAAGTTCCGTGGAGCCGGCGCGACATCTACGCCTGATCTTCAGAAACGGTCGGCGGCCAGCCAGGTTTCCGGGCTGGTCGCCGGCGGCACGCCGCGTTCCCTTGCCCCCGCTTCGAAGGCGGCCTGCCAGCGCTGCTCGGCGCAATGTTGCCGGTAGTCGGCCGCCAGCGTTTCAACCCGCTGCAATGCCGCATCGCTGGCGACACCCGCCGCCGGGCTGTTACCCAGGCTCGCGGCGGCCCGCCGCGCCTGCAGGGTTTGCTCGGAGATGTCCAGGCAGCGGGTGAAATCCTCGTCGGACATGCCCGGATAGGGCGAGTCGTGCAGCTGCGCGAATTCGACCACGCGCATCACCGTGGAGATCAGCATCACCGAGCCCAGCATCACCGCCATCATGAACGCTGCCAGCAGCAGCGGCAGCGCCTGGAAGAACTGCCTGCGCAGCCCCCTGTCCAGTTGCTTCCAGATCGTCAGCAAATCGCGTGGAGACATGACTGTCCTTGTCATGAAGCCGGTAGGATTGCGCGAATCTAGAGGATTGTCCGGGATCACGCCATGACCGCGTCGCCATCGTCACTCATCACGCTGCGGCAACTGCCTGTCGACCAGGCTCCCTGGCCGCTCCTGTTGCTCGCCGATCCCGATGGCGGGCAGGTGCTGCGCTACCTGGCGCAATCGCGCGTGCTGGCGCTTGAGGGCGAGGAACGCGTCCTGGGGGTGGTGGTAATCACGCCGCGTGAGGCAGGCGTAGCGGAGATCACCAACCTCGCGGTGGACGAGTCCTGCCAGGGACGGGGCCTCGGGCGACGGTTGCTGCTGGCGGCCATCGAGCAGTCGCGGGACGCCGGGGTGCAACGGCTGACCATCGCTACCGGCAACTCCAGCCTTGCCCAGCTCAGCCTCTACCAGCGCGTGGGTTTCCGCATCGTTGGCGTCGAGCCGGACTATTTCGTCCGCCACTATCCCGAGCCGATCTTCGAGAACGGCATCCAGTGCCGCGACCAGATCCTGCTGGCGCTGGACCTGCAACCCTAGCTTCGGCGCCAGCGGCTGCGCGCCACCGCGTCGTGGGCGTGCAGGCTCTCGGCGTGGGTTACTTGCAGCTCGAACTCCTGCACGGCCTCATGCCCGAGCAGCGCCTGGTGCAGGCGTCGCGCGGCGTCCTCGCAGAACATCAGGTTCTGGCCGTTGGCCAGTGCGAATGCCTGCTCGTCGGCGCGCTTCACCGCAGTTTGCACGGCTGTACCGAGGGCGCTTTCCGCCAGGTCGAGCAGCGCTACCAGAGGCAGCTCCGCGAGCTGTGGATCGATGCGCAGCCGCAGGTGCGCATCGCTGCGCTGGCTGTGCGGCGTGGCGACGATGCCTTGGCTGCTGCCCAGCCAGGCGCGGACCTCATCGGCATGCAATGGGCGATGTGCGAAGTCTTCATCGAAGCGTTCCTGGATCAGTTGGCGGGCAAGGGCGGCGGAGCACGGACAGGTCGACGAATACGGCAGACGCAGCTCCAGCTCCAGGCGCAGGCCGTCGTGGTCGAGGCTGGCGTGCAGTTCGCACGGGTAGCGCTTCCAGCCGCTCAGAGGGCTGACCAGCGCGGGGCGGCGCAGCAGCAGCTCGAAGCGCAGCGCCAGACTGGCGCGCAGGGAGAGCCCGGTATGGCTATCGAGGAACTGCCGTAGCAGGCGACGCAACAGGTCGGCCGATAGCGGCTCGCCTTCGAGCATCTCCAGCGCAAGGTACAGGCGCGACATATGGATGCCCCGGGCACCGGCGTCATCGAGGCTGACGCCGGCATCGGCCAGCGCGGGGGTTTGCATCCCGGCGATGAGCAGCGGTACCGCGATGCCCTGCATTCCAACCCAGTCGAGCGTGATAGGCAGTGCAGAGGTCTGGCGGGCGATGTCGGGCAGGAAGATGGTCATGGCGGCAGTCATGCAAGATAGTGTTATAACATAACCTATTTCCTTCGCAGCATTCCTGCAACCACGATCTCAGTTTGGCTACTGGACGCAGCCGCTCACCCGCCCGCAGGTCAGTCGGGCGCGACCGCCGGAAGAACTGCTCAGGCGGCTCACGCTGGTCCAGCCGATACCACGGCTGGTGCCAGCCCAGATCTGTCCGTCGCTGGTGATGCCAGTGAAGAACGTCAGGCTGCCGAACCGCGTGCCAGTCTGCGCCCAGCGCTGTCCGCTGGCGGCATCGAAGCCGCGCAGGTAGGTGTCGTGGCCCTGGGTGGCGACGCTGTAGTAATTGCCCTGCGTGTCCATGCAGGCCAGCACCCGCGCGGACCAGGCGCAGGCGGCGGGCGCCTCGCCGGGGAAGGGCAGCGGTGGTTGGCCGGCGACGCTGGTGAAGGAAATAGGCAGGCAGAGCAGTCCCGGAAGCAGGAAGCGGCGGAGCATCAGCGTCTCGCATGGCTGGTGTGGTGCAACGGTATCGCACGTCGGCGGCGGATTGTCGATCTTGAATTGTTATAATATAACATAAATATCGCATCCTTCCGGAGACGGCCATGACCGAACAGGAACTGCTTGCCCAGCCCGGCGAGGCCTACATGAGCGAGGCGCAACAGGGCTATTTCCGCGACCTTCTGCACCGCCAGCGCAACGCCTTGCAGGTGCGCATCGACGACGAATTCCACGCGCTGCGCGATGGCGAGCGGCCTGCCGACGACGCCGATCTCGCCAGCCGCGAGGAGGAGCGCCAGTGGCAGATGCGTCTGCTGGAGCGCGAGAAAAAACTTCTCGACAAGATCGACCAGGCGTTGGATCGCCTGGCGCGCGGCGAGTACGGCTGGTGCGAGGAGACCGGCGAGCCGATCGGTCTGCGCCGTCTGCTGCTGCGCCCTACCGCCTCGCTGTGCATCGAGGCCAAGGAGCGCCAGGAACGGCGCGAACTGCACATCCGCGAAGCATGATCCATCCGGAGACCCACCCGTGAATGCCCCACTTCCTGTCACCGTGCTGTCCGGCTTCCTTGGCGCCGGCAAGAGCACGCTGCTCAATCATGTGCTGAAGAGCCGCGAGGACCTGAAGGTCGCGGTGATCGTCAACGACATGAGCGAAATCAACATCGATGGCCGCGAGGTGCAGCAGGGCGTCAGCCTCAACCGCGCCGAGGAACGCCTGGTCGAAATGAGCAATGGCTGTATCTGCTGCACGTTGCGCGAGGACCTGCTGGAGGAAGTCAGCCGGCTCGCCAGTGAAGGCCGCTTCGACTACCTGCTGATCGAGTCCACCGGCATCTCCGAACCGTTGCCGGTCGCCGAGACCTTCACCTTTCGCGACGATCAGGGCCGCAGCCTGTCGGACCTGGCGCGGCTGGATACGCTGGTCACGGTGGTCGACGGACTGAACTTCCTCGCCGACTACCAGGGCGCCGACAGCCTCGCCGAGCGTGGCGAGACCCTCGGCGAAGATGACGAGCGCTCGCTCAGCGACCTGCTGGTGGAGCAGGTGGAATTCGCCGACGTCATTCTCGTCAGCAAGATCGATCTGATCGGCAGCGCCGAGCGTGACGAGTTGCTGGCCATCTTGCGCAAGCTCAATCCCGACGCCGATATCCTGCCGATGGTCATGGGACAGGTACCGCTGGCAAGAATCCTCGACACCGGCCGGTTCGACTTTCAGCGTGCGGCCCGCGCGCCGGGCTGGCTCAAGGAGTTGCGCGGCGAGCACCTGCCGGAAACCGAAGTCTACGGTATCGCCTCCAGCGTCTACCGCGCGCGCCGGCCCTTCCACCCGCAGCGCTTCCATGACTTCCTGGCGCGCCCCTGGAGCAATGGGCGGCTGCTGCGTTCCAAGGGCTTCTTCTGGCTCGCCAGCCGCTATCGCGAGGCGGGCAGTTGGTCCCAGGCGGGCGGTCTGATGCGCCACGGCCTGGCCGGGCGCTGGTGGCGTTTCGTTCCGCGCGAGGCCTGGCCGCAGGATACCGCCGACCTGCAGACAGTGCTTCGCCAGTGGCACGCCGATAGCGGGGATTGCCGCCAGGAACTGGTGTTCATCGGCCAGCACCTCGATTTCGCGGCACTCTTCGCGGAGCTGGACCGCTGCCTGCTGGATGACGCCGAAATGTCCGCCGGGCCGGCCGCATGGAAGGTATTGCCCGACCCGTTCGAGCCCTGGGAGGCATCCGCCTGATGTTTGCCATCGAGACGCCGGCATGGCCGCGCCAGGTGCTCGGCGAAGACCCTCAGGTTCTTGCCGAGGTGCTACGGGACGACGTCAATCTGGCGGTCTGGCGGCGCAGTCTGTATCCGGAAATCGCCGAGTTCGCCGATGTGTTGCGGGCGCAACCGGTGGATCTGAAACAGACTCTGGCCGTGCAGGACGAGCGCGTGCTGCTCGGGGGGCTGTTGGCGATGTATTCCTCGCTGACGGGCTATGCCATGTTCCGCGCCGATCTCGAATGGCTGGCGGATGCGTTCGCCTGCCTCACCGGCGCGCAACGTATCGGCCTGCGCCTGCGTAGCCTGGATCGAGCGATGTGTCCGCGCTTCCATGTCGACCATGTTCCGCTGCGCCTGGTCACCACCTACGTCGGAGCCGCCAGCCAGTGGCTGGAAGAGTGGGCGATGGCCCGCTCGCGCCTGGGCGACCCGCAGGCGGAGCCGCAGCAGCGCGCGCAGATACGCCAGATGGCGAGCGGCGATGTGGGCCTGTTCAAGGGTGAGAAATGGTCGGGCAACCAGGGTGGCGGAATCGTTCATCGCTCGCCGCAGACTGCGATGGGGGAGCGGCGCCTGTTACTGACGCTCGACTGGCTGGGTTGAGCAAAAAAATGGGCCGCCTGGGGATGGCGGCCCAATTCACCAAGATCATGCCCGGCGTGGGGTGCCGAGAGGGTGTGAGGTACCCGTGGACAGTAAGCCCGAGGTGTGTGACAGGCCGATGAATGGCGCTCAGGGCTTGCGCCACTGGCCGTGGCTCTGGCTTTCGCAGAACGGCTGGAGGATGCGCGCATCGCTGGCGATGCCGTAGTAATGGATGTCCTGGCGATACGGTGCGCCTTGTACCTGCGCGTTCTCACAGACGCCGAATGCGCCGCTCGGACAACTCTCCGCGAAGGTGACCTGGACCTTCTGGTCCTTCAGTTGCGGCTGGCAGAAACCATCGCGGAACAGCTTCTCGGGGATGCTGCGGTTCTGTTGGCAGACCTTCACATCGAGATTCGTTCCCTGACTGTGCACGATGCAGGCATCGGCCTGGGCGAGCAGCGGAAGGGCGGAGAGTGTAGCGAGGAGCAGGGCCGTCGGGCGCATGGAAATCGGGTCCTCTGGAGGAAGCCGCGACTCTAGCGCTTTTCCTCACACGCGTCAGGCGGCACCATGAGCGAATGTTGAAGCAGATCCCTACTCATCTCATCGCCGGCCCGCTGGGCGCCGGCAAGACCACTCTGTTGCGCGAATTGCTGGCACAGCGTCCGGCGGACGAGCGCTGGGCGGTGCTGGTCAACGAGTTCGGCCAGATCGGCCTGGACGCCGCGTTGCTCGAACGCGGGGACGACGGTATTGCGCTGGGCGAAGTAGCTGGTGGTTGCGTGTGCTGCGTGAACGGCGTGCCGTTCCAGGTAGGCCTGGGGCGCCTGCTGCGCAAGGCCAGGCCGCAGCGGCTGTTCATCGAGCCATCCGGGCTGGGGCACCCGATGCAGTTGTTTGCGCAGTTGCAGGCGAAGCCCTGGAAAGGCGTGTTGGCCATACAGCCATTGGTGATGGTGCTGGACGCCGCTGCGCTCGCCGCAGGGCAGGCGTTGCAGGAGACCCAGCGCGAGGCGCTGGCGCATGCCGGGCTGCTGGTGCTGAACAAGTCCGAAGGTCTGAGCGATGCGCAGCGCGCCGAGCTGCGGGCAAGCCTGCCGGCGTTGCCGATGGCCTGGACCAGCCACGGGCAGTTGGCCCTGGCCGGGTTGCCGAGCAGCGGACTGGCCGATGCGGCTGCCGAGTTGCCGCCGTCACCTGCCGCCGAGGCTTCGGTGCTGCTGCTCCGGCGGCAGCCGTTGCGACAGGCCCGGGTCGATGGTGGGCGACAGGCGGTTGGCTGGCGTTTCCACCCGGACTGGCGTTTCCGCGTCGACGAGCTGGATGCCTGGCTAGGTACCATTCCCGGTCTGCTGCGGGCCAAGGCCGTGCTGCATGGCGTCGACGGCTGGCGCGCCTGCAACCGTACCGGGCGGCCGGCGCCGTGGACGGCCAGCGAGTGGCGGCGCGACAGTCGGATCGAATTGATCCTGGCCACGGAAATCGATGAGCAAACGCTTCAGGATGCGTTGCTCAGCCATGCCATTGCTCCAGACTGACAGACGAGGTTGCCCTCGCGGAGCTGGTGAATGATAATAATTATCAGAAGATACTGCTTCGTGAACTCTTTCCGCAGGCTTTCTCATGTCGTTACCCCAACCGCGCGAATCGGTGGACGCCAGTTTTGCCGTGTCCACCGAGGACCAACTGTCCACTTCCGCCACGGCCGTGGACGGTGCCGTACTGCCCAGCGTGAACGCCCAGCGCGTGAATGAGGCCAGTCTGCGGTTGGTGAGTTGCGCGGGCGAGCGCCGCGACGAGGAAGTGGTTCCCGAAGAGGTACTGATTCCCTATGCCGCGCCCGTTGAGGGCGTGGAAGAGGGTGAGGAGCCGCCGCGCAGCGGTGGCTGGTGGAAGTCGTCGGGCCTTGCCATCGGCATGCACGCGGCGATCGTCGCTGCGCTGGTGTGGGTGATGCCTTCTCCCGCCGAGCTGAATCTTGGCCAGGGCGAAATGCCCAAGGCGATGCAGGTCAGCGTCGTCACCCTGCCGCCCAAGCCTGAGCCGGTGCAGCAGCCACCTGCTGCCGCACCGACCCCTCCGCCGCCGGAGCCCGAGCCGCCCAAGCCTGTCGAGCCGCCCAAGCCGGTGGAGAAGCCCAAGCCCAAACCCAAGCCGGTCGAGAAGGCCGTGCCCAAGGTTTCGCCCAAACCCAAGCCGAAACCCAAGCCCGAGCCGGAACCCGAGCCTGCGCAGGAATCCGCCGCCGCGCCGACTCAGGCACCCCCGCCGCCGCCCGCCGCGCCAACCGTCGGCCAGTTCACGCCGGGAGCGCAAGCCGCGCCGGCTGGCTCTCAAGGCCCCGCCGGCCTGCCTACCGGCAGCCTCAGCGACAGTGATATCAAGCCGCTGCGCATGGATCAGCCGGTCTACCCGCGCATGGCTCAGGCGCGGCAGATCGAAGGCCATGTGAAGGTGCTGTTCACTATCACCAGCGATGGGCGGATCAGCGATATCCAGTTCCTCGAGTCGACGCCGCCCCGGGTCTTCGAGCGCAGCGTGCGTGACGCGATGGAGAAATGGCGCTTCGAGCCCCGCATGCTGGGCGGCCGGATCGTCGCGCGCCAGGCCACCAAGGTATTCAATTTCGAGCTGAAGAAAGCCCGACGCTGAGTCCGTTTCGCCAGCCACGAAAAACGCGCCCCCGGGGCGCGTTTTTCGTTATGCCTGGGGCGTGCTCGCCTGGCGTCACGCTTCCTGCGTCAGCAGCTCCGCCTTCGCCAGCTCCAGCGCTTCGCGCGGTCCGCCCACGGCGATCTGCGTCGGTACGGCGAGCATCAGGTTCAGCGGCAGGCCAAAGGCTTCCACCAGATTGCCGTCGCGGTCATGGCCGGGGTCGCTGCCCAGCCATTCGCAGGGCAGCCGTTCGGCACAACTGCCGCCTTCGTCGATGTAACCGTACAGTGGCTTGCCCAGCGCGGAGGCGTAGCCCAGTTCGAATGCGGTGCCGCTGTCCGGCTCCGTCCCGCGGAAGGGGTTGAGGTTAGCCAACACGGCATCGGCTCCGGCGATGAGTGCAAGATTGGCCTGGTAGATCCACAGCGCCTGTTCCTGGGGGCCATCTATGCCCTCCGGCACCGAATGGTCCAGGGGATATACACCCTGCAGGCCGAATTCGGCGCACAGCGCCTTGAGCCGTTCGCCCTGTTCGAGAGCGTCGGGGCGAAACACATCGGGGCCGGCGAGGTAGATCTTGAGCATGGTCAGAGTCCCATCAGCGACAACATCAGGAAGGTAGCGAACAGCACGAAGTGGGTCATGCCCTCGATGGCGTTGGTCCTGCCATCGTGCAGGTTGAAGCCGGCGACGATCAGGGTGATGAACATCATGCCGGTCTGCAGCGGCGTCATCGCCATCTGGATCTGCTGCCCCTTGAACAGTGCCAGTGCCTCGATCACCGGCACCGTGAGAATCACCGTGGACAGTGAGGCGCCCAGGGCGATATTGACCACAGGCTGCATGCGGTTGGCCAGCGCCGCGCGCAGGGCCGTGAGGATTTCCGGGCTGGCGGAGATAGCCGCCACC
The Pseudomonas triclosanedens DNA segment above includes these coding regions:
- a CDS encoding GNAT family N-acetyltransferase; the encoded protein is MTASPSSLITLRQLPVDQAPWPLLLLADPDGGQVLRYLAQSRVLALEGEERVLGVVVITPREAGVAEITNLAVDESCQGRGLGRRLLLAAIEQSRDAGVQRLTIATGNSSLAQLSLYQRVGFRIVGVEPDYFVRHYPEPIFENGIQCRDQILLALDLQP
- the folE2 gene encoding GTP cyclohydrolase FolE2, with product MTIFLPDIARQTSALPITLDWVGMQGIAVPLLIAGMQTPALADAGVSLDDAGARGIHMSRLYLALEMLEGEPLSADLLRRLLRQFLDSHTGLSLRASLALRFELLLRRPALVSPLSGWKRYPCELHASLDHDGLRLELELRLPYSSTCPCSAALARQLIQERFDEDFAHRPLHADEVRAWLGSSQGIVATPHSQRSDAHLRLRIDPQLAELPLVALLDLAESALGTAVQTAVKRADEQAFALANGQNLMFCEDAARRLHQALLGHEAVQEFELQVTHAESLHAHDAVARSRWRRS
- the dksA gene encoding RNA polymerase-binding protein DksA, whose amino-acid sequence is MTEQELLAQPGEAYMSEAQQGYFRDLLHRQRNALQVRIDDEFHALRDGERPADDADLASREEERQWQMRLLEREKKLLDKIDQALDRLARGEYGWCEETGEPIGLRRLLLRPTASLCIEAKERQERRELHIREA
- the zigA gene encoding zinc metallochaperone GTPase ZigA, encoding MNAPLPVTVLSGFLGAGKSTLLNHVLKSREDLKVAVIVNDMSEINIDGREVQQGVSLNRAEERLVEMSNGCICCTLREDLLEEVSRLASEGRFDYLLIESTGISEPLPVAETFTFRDDQGRSLSDLARLDTLVTVVDGLNFLADYQGADSLAERGETLGEDDERSLSDLLVEQVEFADVILVSKIDLIGSAERDELLAILRKLNPDADILPMVMGQVPLARILDTGRFDFQRAARAPGWLKELRGEHLPETEVYGIASSVYRARRPFHPQRFHDFLARPWSNGRLLRSKGFFWLASRYREAGSWSQAGGLMRHGLAGRWWRFVPREAWPQDTADLQTVLRQWHADSGDCRQELVFIGQHLDFAALFAELDRCLLDDAEMSAGPAAWKVLPDPFEPWEASA
- a CDS encoding DUF1826 domain-containing protein, producing the protein MFAIETPAWPRQVLGEDPQVLAEVLRDDVNLAVWRRSLYPEIAEFADVLRAQPVDLKQTLAVQDERVLLGGLLAMYSSLTGYAMFRADLEWLADAFACLTGAQRIGLRLRSLDRAMCPRFHVDHVPLRLVTTYVGAASQWLEEWAMARSRLGDPQAEPQQRAQIRQMASGDVGLFKGEKWSGNQGGGIVHRSPQTAMGERRLLLTLDWLG
- a CDS encoding NADH:ubiquinone oxidoreductase — translated: MRPTALLLATLSALPLLAQADACIVHSQGTNLDVKVCQQNRSIPEKLFRDGFCQPQLKDQKVQVTFAESCPSGAFGVCENAQVQGAPYRQDIHYYGIASDARILQPFCESQSHGQWRKP
- a CDS encoding CobW family GTP-binding protein encodes the protein MLKQIPTHLIAGPLGAGKTTLLRELLAQRPADERWAVLVNEFGQIGLDAALLERGDDGIALGEVAGGCVCCVNGVPFQVGLGRLLRKARPQRLFIEPSGLGHPMQLFAQLQAKPWKGVLAIQPLVMVLDAAALAAGQALQETQREALAHAGLLVLNKSEGLSDAQRAELRASLPALPMAWTSHGQLALAGLPSSGLADAAAELPPSPAAEASVLLLRRQPLRQARVDGGRQAVGWRFHPDWRFRVDELDAWLGTIPGLLRAKAVLHGVDGWRACNRTGRPAPWTASEWRRDSRIELILATEIDEQTLQDALLSHAIAPD
- a CDS encoding energy transducer TonB, with amino-acid sequence MSLPQPRESVDASFAVSTEDQLSTSATAVDGAVLPSVNAQRVNEASLRLVSCAGERRDEEVVPEEVLIPYAAPVEGVEEGEEPPRSGGWWKSSGLAIGMHAAIVAALVWVMPSPAELNLGQGEMPKAMQVSVVTLPPKPEPVQQPPAAAPTPPPPEPEPPKPVEPPKPVEKPKPKPKPVEKAVPKVSPKPKPKPKPEPEPEPAQESAAAPTQAPPPPPAAPTVGQFTPGAQAAPAGSQGPAGLPTGSLSDSDIKPLRMDQPVYPRMAQARQIEGHVKVLFTITSDGRISDIQFLESTPPRVFERSVRDAMEKWRFEPRMLGGRIVARQATKVFNFELKKARR
- a CDS encoding nucleoside 2-deoxyribosyltransferase, whose protein sequence is MLKIYLAGPDVFRPDALEQGERLKALCAEFGLQGVYPLDHSVPEGIDGPQEQALWIYQANLALIAGADAVLANLNPFRGTEPDSGTAFELGYASALGKPLYGYIDEGGSCAERLPCEWLGSDPGHDRDGNLVEAFGLPLNLMLAVPTQIAVGGPREALELAKAELLTQEA